In Desulfobacter hydrogenophilus, the genomic stretch TAGGATGCTCCTTGATTACCATGTCTAATATTATCCGAAATTGGATGGCATGTTTAATGATGCTGTAATATTGTGCTTGACAAACGTGCATACAAATAGTTCGATTCAGTCGGGGAGCGATGTTAGAGGCAGGAGTCATAATTTTCCTTAGTTGTTATAGTTGCTGTTCGCACTTCAACCATAACTCAGGAAATGAATTTTTTCAGCCTATTTCATCGCTCCCCGACTCAGTCCCCCAAATCCGTTATAATCAGAATTTAAGTTATCAATTTGCCTTAAAAAAAACGGGGCTTTTGGCAGACATACTTTATCGCCAATATGAAGAGGTCATCGGCAAAATGCTTAATGACTATAACAGGGCTTCCCCTGATGAGAAATTCAAAATAAGGGAGAAAATGCTGGATACGTTTATGCCTGTATATGAAAATATTCAGGAACGGGGACTCAGGCGTCTTCAATTTCATCTGGTGGATGGAACGAATTTAATTCGATTCCATAAACCGCAGATGTTTGGGGACCCCATGCTGCCGTTTAGAAAAAGCCTCCAGATGGTGAATGAAACACAAAAATTCGTATCCGGATTTGAAGAAGGTCGATTTTGGACAGGATTCAGGTATGTGTACCCTGTTTTTTTTAATGGTCAACACCTGGGCACCGTGGAAATGGGATTTGATTTTGACGCAATTAAACGTGAAATGGCTACGTATACGGGTACTTACCTGGTCATGTTCCTTAAAAAAGATATTGTTCAAAAAAAACTGTTTAATAAAGATGAAATCAAAAATTACCGGGTGTGCAATATCAATGATAATTTTATCGTTGAAAAGAACTATCGTCCCTTAATTAAAAGGCACACTAAGCTTTGCGAATGTTTTTCTTCCAACCCCATAGATGTACGCCAAAAAATGGACACTCTGACGGAATTTAACGAAGTGATTCGAAACAATAACACATTCAGTTTAATCCATTTTCTACCAATAAGAAACATTGCAAACGATAAGGTTGGCTATATTGCCGCCGTCATAGAAAACATTGCTGCGCCGTCGCTTACTTACTTTTTTTATGCAAAAATAGTTATTGGGGCCGTATGTCTGATATTATTGATGCTGTACTGGAACAATCGGATCAATAAATTAAACCAAAAGTCATGACCCCCAGTGAAACTGGGGGCTTGATTGTTAACCGCTCAAAGCGGTCTTTTAAAAGCGCCTAAAGGCGCGGTTTAATCAAACAAGTTCATCTGTTCGCAACGTTGATCCTCTTTTTCTTGATGCCGGATATATGCTCGAACAATTTGTTCGTCGATTCCTACTGTTGATGCAAAATAACCTCTGGCCCAAAATTTTTCACCATTATAGTTCCTTTTTTTACCACAAAACTGACGTGCTATCTGAATAGCACTTTTCCCCTTGATGAACCCAACTACCTGAGCCACGGCAAATTTGGGTGGAATGGAGATCAGCATATGAACATGGTCTGTCATCAAATGTCCTTCTTCGATCTCGCATTCTTTTTGTTTTGCCAAACCATGTAGTATTGACCCCAGTTCCCGACGTAATTGCCCGTAAATAACTTTCTTCCGATATTTTGGAATCCAAACCACATGATACTTGCAATACCACTTTGAATGCTTTAAACTTTTATAATCTTTCATACAACCTTCCTTTAATAGCTTTGAGCGGCTAACTTAAGGAAGGTTGTTTATTTTCAACTCCCGGAACTGTCAAACTTTTCGAGTCCTCCACCGGAGGTGGAGGTTTACCCAATAGAATTACAGCAAAAATCGGATAAACTCAAGATTCTTTCCGTTACGGACACCCTGACCGGGCAGTACAACAGATTCAAAACGGAACAAATCCTGTTCAATGAATTCGAGCGGTTCAAACGGTTGATGAGATTCAAATAATGTAACGGTATTATGGATTTAAGATTCTAACAAAAATGTCAAATTTGTTTTTGATTTAAACTTGTTGTAGCGAAACACCAATAAAAGCAGAGTTACAAAATAATGTAACGGCGTAAGAAAAATTCAATAATGATCTGTGGTTTGGCGTTTTTCAAAAATGAATCAAACAGAAATCGGCGTCAAAACATATGAGGATAAAATACAGGCAGGCCAACCTCGGATTATACCAAGGATGGCCTGTTAATGCAGATAAGTTGTGGTAAGGATTATTGAGGAGGGAGATCTGATATAAATTCCAGGGCAAGATTAATATCAACAAATTGGTGGTTTAACTCCTTTGCCCTGTCCCGGCAGTCTGTACAGATTTCTTTAAATTTGCGCATATCGCCCTTAACGGACATATAAATCTGTTCAACGGCTTCCTGCTGGATATCTTTGTATTTTTCAATGAAGTCCTCGACCTCTATGGGATACAAAATCAGGGTTTTCAACCGGCTGAGTATATCAGGATGGTTCCGGCTCAAATAAGTTCTCACATTCGGAAGTCCTGCAAATACGATGGGAACCCCGGCATCAATAATCCGTTTAAGATATGGCCAAACCCGGGTGTCCAAGTCATTGGCCTCATCTATAATGATAAAACAATTGGAGAGATTACAGATCATTTTCAGGTACTGGGGAGTTCGGCGGTAGGTGGCGGTGGCCTCATAATTTAATTCCTTAAGTATCGCGGCCAGGGTTTCATGTATGTTGAACAGAGACTCAACCCATACAGCATGGAGCTTTTTGGGATGCAGCAATTTTAAAAACCGAGTTTTTCCTGCACCAAAATCACCCTCCATGAGCACGCTTTGGCCTCTGTAGATCCGGTTATAAGTGGCAGCCAAGTATGAGACCCTTCGTTTATCACTGATAAAATCCTCTTTCATGTTATGTCTCCATGGGATGCATAAATGGCTACATGGTTCGTATTTAACGATTTTTGGCAATCAAGCATAAATGCATTGAACAGGGCCTGATTTTTACGGTCATCCGGCTGGTTTATCTTTTTTGTGTAATCCGCGTACCTTGATTGATTATGATCAAGCACTTGTTCCGCCCGGGCCAGGGTGAGGCCCTTATGAAAAACGTCGACTAAAACAGGCCGGTCAACGGCCATATTGTGCTTTTCTAAAAGAGCGATAATGGTGTCAAGTTCATCAGGCGGCACAGGCGAAGGTTCTGGTGCCGGCGGTCTGTCAAACGGCTTTTTTGCAATGGCTTCGCCCAACAGTATACCGTCTTCACCCTGCTCAAAAATAAAAAGCTTGTCCTTGTATTTGGATATTTTCACCGGTGTGCTTTTATGTTTGCTGAACTTATCTGCACCACGGGTCACATAATAATCGCGCTTGTCATGGCGGATGGTCCTGGTTTTGGATACGGTGGCTTTGATTTTCCTGTAGCCGTATTTCATATATTCCTGAACCTGGTCCGGGGTAAAATTCAGGGTATCTGCCTGGTTTGATAAAAAATCATCAAATTTCTGTGCCGGCACCCAGGCACTGACCACCCCGTCTTCGGTAAAATAATGTTGTGTATGATTATGTTCGTTACGATATTCGCTGAGCATAGTGCTGCTCCTTAGTTCCTGAAGGCTTATATCAAGAAGGGTTACAGTAATTTTTTCCTTTCTTCCCCGCTTGAAGTCATATTCGGTAACGGTTTTCACAATCCTGTCCTCAAAGGCTTTGATAATACGTATTTCAAAATTGTGCAGGCTCCGGTGTGAAGATTCTAGATGTGCCTTATCTTTGGGTGAATACGCCTTTGAAAAATCCGGTGCCAAATAGAAGCCTTGCGGTGTAGAATGCTTCAGGTTAATGGCATTGATGGGGCGTTTTAGATTTAAAAATCCTTTTGCCTGGTCAGGTCTGATACCAATTTTTTGCAAAGGCAAAGGGGTACTCAACAAAAAACGGGTAAAAAGATCCACAGAGTTCAGGCTGCTTTCGGTAAAATAAAAGTCCAGAATAAACATTTTCCTGGAAGCGGTATCAAATATTTCAATTACCTGTGGTTTTTGCCAGTTACCGTGTTCATCTCTGATCCTTAAATATTGAAATTTACAGCCGTCAACCTGGATCAAAGCAAATACCGGCACCGACTTGAAGGCATGCATTACCGGGACCTGATCCTGCTTATCCTCTTTTTCCAGGTAAAATTTGAGATTTTCCCTTTTGACACATCGCCGAAGTGCCGGAAGACTGATGGTTCTGCCCAGCTCTTGTTCAAGCCAGTGATGATAATTTTTAATGGTTCTGGCTTTCCGGGTGATAAAAATGAATCCCTGGGATGAGGGGTCGCATGACGCCTTGACCATCTCAATAAACCGTCTTTTGGTTTGCTCATCTATTGCTCTGGGCCGTCCGCTGCACTTACGGCCTTCCATAATTCCTTTTTCAACCAGTAAAAGGGGCGCCGGGATAATTCCGGTTTTCTTGTACTGGTCCTTGTAATATTTTTTGGACCGTCTCTTGGTAGATCCGGTTTTATTCATGATTTTTTTGTGCAGCAGTAAATGAAAGCGGTCATCAATAGTCAGGTCATCCATTATCTGCCCCCTTTGATACAATCTTTTCGTATATGACCCGATGCCACAACAATGCTGCCTGGCGGGAGGTCTTCTGCCAATGATCATGCTGAGCCACACGGACCTGTTCAAGCATTGCCTTTACAACAGCCATGTATTCATGGGTAATTCGATCTGTCAGATCCGGTTTACTTACCGGAGCCGTTTTCTGGTCCTCAATAAATTTTTTGATATTTCGTGCGGTCAGTTCCATGCCACTGTTTATAATCGCCCTCCAGATACGGCGTTGTTCTATGGAATCCATTTGAGTAAGGGGGCGGATCTGGGATTCGTTGGCCGGCAGTTTGTCTCCAATTGGAGACAGGTTGTAAATTACTTCATAGGCTCGAATCAGCCGGTAAGCATGGGCTTTGCCCATATCCCACCGTGCCCTGGTATATGCCTCAAATGACTCAAACAGAGCCTGCTTGTACAAACGATTCTCACGAATTTCTTTCAAGGCTTGGCCGATTTTGTAAAAACATTCTTGATTTCGACCAATCAGGGTTTCAAGCTCAAGCAGCCGTTCCATACTCACTGCCCTCCCGGCATAGGCCTGCCGACCATAGCGGCAAGGGCCGTCAATTTTGCGGCCTGAACCTGGGGTACAGTATTTATTTGTTTCAAAAACAAGACACTATCCCTAAATCCATAGCCCTTGATTTTCATGACAAGGTCAATGGTATTAAAATTTTTTTCGCATCTGAAGCACCTGGCCAGGTTCGTGGCTGGATTTACAGCGGTTTGAAATTCATTGCACAAAGGGCATAGAAAACGAAAATAACCATCTCTAATCTTGGATAGAATCTGTAAATGGTCCCTGATCAACACATCTACAGGGATATTGTTTCTCAGTTCAAATAATTGCCGGGATGAAAATCTGTTTTTCACAAGACACCTCCTTATTTTTAAAATTTCAGGTGCTTTTTTATATCACCGGTTAGAGTCGCCTGTCAGTTGCCTCTTAAACTGAGATAGAGATTATTCTGTTGATATCTACTTGTATTATCAGTTGGTTATCCTCATGATGTCTCTTAGAATCAAAACTCGATTAGTCTGTTAATATCCCTTTATATTACAATGAGTTATTCCAATCATGTATCTTAAAATCTATACTCGATTAGTCGTTTATGCCAGAGGGTCTTTTATGGGAATCCCTGTATTTTTTCATTGTTATGGCTGATAACCTGGGTAACCAGATATTGAATGATAATTGCCGGCTTGATCCCGTATTCTGCTATAATGACTTCCATTGGCAAAACAGGTTTTGTCTGTTTTTGATATGAAAGCGAAGGAAGGTTCCCAGATGTTTGTTGCTCCTCAGCTTCTTCAAGTTTTTTTGCCAGATAATTGTTTTTGCAAACAGCTTTGTTTTTCCTGTTCCACTTTTCACATTGCCTTCGATGAAGCTCTTTTTGGCAAGCCGAACGACATGTTTTCTGCCGCCCTTTTTGTCTTACATCAGGGGTGAACCATTTCCGGCAAATAGAGCAAGGTCGTCTTCCACGTGAATTCTTTGCCATTATTTCTTCTCCAAAATTTGAATCAGGGAGATTATATGTACCAAATTTTGAAAGAAGCAGCGGCGAGGTCTATCGGCGGGATAGGCGGGGTATGATTTTTTATTTGATTGGCGGGATATAGCGGCGGGATATCTGCCCGTTACATTATTTCGTCATGAAACTGCGGGGTACGCGTTACACTTTTTGAATCTTACCAAACGGTACGGTGAAAAGGTTTGCGTGCTTATGCTCGATATTGATAAGTTCAAGGATGTCAATGATACGTTCGGGCACGATTGTGGTGATGCGGTGCTAACCCAATTGTGCTCTCTGGTAAGCAAAAAGTTACGACGTGTAGATGTATTCGGCCGGTGGGGTGGAGAAGAATTTATCGTGATCTGTCCGGGGACATCCCTGGAAAATGGTGTCAAGGTTGCTGAAAGTTTAAGATCAAAAGTTGAGGCCCATTCCTTTACGCCTGTTCCCCAAGTCACGGTCAGTCTTGGTGTCAGTGCTTTTCATAAGAATGACCATGCATACTGCGATGCCCTGAAGCGGGCTGACGTTGCATTATATGAATCAAAACGCACAGGCAGAAACCGTGTATCCAGCAGATGCGATGAGAAAAAGATCAACTAAAAACATATTTGGATGGTTTTCTTCTG encodes the following:
- a CDS encoding ATP-binding protein, whose amino-acid sequence is MKEDFISDKRRVSYLAATYNRIYRGQSVLMEGDFGAGKTRFLKLLHPKKLHAVWVESLFNIHETLAAILKELNYEATATYRRTPQYLKMICNLSNCFIIIDEANDLDTRVWPYLKRIIDAGVPIVFAGLPNVRTYLSRNHPDILSRLKTLILYPIEVEDFIEKYKDIQQEAVEQIYMSVKGDMRKFKEICTDCRDRAKELNHQFVDINLALEFISDLPPQ
- the tnpA gene encoding IS200/IS605 family transposase, whose translation is MKDYKSLKHSKWYCKYHVVWIPKYRKKVIYGQLRRELGSILHGLAKQKECEIEEGHLMTDHVHMLISIPPKFAVAQVVGFIKGKSAIQIARQFCGKKRNYNGEKFWARGYFASTVGIDEQIVRAYIRHQEKEDQRCEQMNLFD
- a CDS encoding GGDEF domain-containing protein, which translates into the protein MNLTKRYGEKVCVLMLDIDKFKDVNDTFGHDCGDAVLTQLCSLVSKKLRRVDVFGRWGGEEFIVICPGTSLENGVKVAESLRSKVEAHSFTPVPQVTVSLGVSAFHKNDHAYCDALKRADVALYESKRTGRNRVSSRCDEKKIN
- a CDS encoding CHC2 zinc finger domain-containing protein, whose translation is MKNRFSSRQLFELRNNIPVDVLIRDHLQILSKIRDGYFRFLCPLCNEFQTAVNPATNLARCFRCEKNFNTIDLVMKIKGYGFRDSVLFLKQINTVPQVQAAKLTALAAMVGRPMPGGQ
- a CDS encoding cache domain-containing protein, with product MADILYRQYEEVIGKMLNDYNRASPDEKFKIREKMLDTFMPVYENIQERGLRRLQFHLVDGTNLIRFHKPQMFGDPMLPFRKSLQMVNETQKFVSGFEEGRFWTGFRYVYPVFFNGQHLGTVEMGFDFDAIKREMATYTGTYLVMFLKKDIVQKKLFNKDEIKNYRVCNINDNFIVEKNYRPLIKRHTKLCECFSSNPIDVRQKMDTLTEFNEVIRNNNTFSLIHFLPIRNIANDKVGYIAAVIENIAAPSLTYFFYAKIVIGAVCLILLMLYWNNRINKLNQKS
- a CDS encoding integrase, coding for MDDLTIDDRFHLLLHKKIMNKTGSTKRRSKKYYKDQYKKTGIIPAPLLLVEKGIMEGRKCSGRPRAIDEQTKRRFIEMVKASCDPSSQGFIFITRKARTIKNYHHWLEQELGRTISLPALRRCVKRENLKFYLEKEDKQDQVPVMHAFKSVPVFALIQVDGCKFQYLRIRDEHGNWQKPQVIEIFDTASRKMFILDFYFTESSLNSVDLFTRFLLSTPLPLQKIGIRPDQAKGFLNLKRPINAINLKHSTPQGFYLAPDFSKAYSPKDKAHLESSHRSLHNFEIRIIKAFEDRIVKTVTEYDFKRGRKEKITVTLLDISLQELRSSTMLSEYRNEHNHTQHYFTEDGVVSAWVPAQKFDDFLSNQADTLNFTPDQVQEYMKYGYRKIKATVSKTRTIRHDKRDYYVTRGADKFSKHKSTPVKISKYKDKLFIFEQGEDGILLGEAIAKKPFDRPPAPEPSPVPPDELDTIIALLEKHNMAVDRPVLVDVFHKGLTLARAEQVLDHNQSRYADYTKKINQPDDRKNQALFNAFMLDCQKSLNTNHVAIYASHGDIT
- a CDS encoding DNA methylase, whose protein sequence is MERLLELETLIGRNQECFYKIGQALKEIRENRLYKQALFESFEAYTRARWDMGKAHAYRLIRAYEVIYNLSPIGDKLPANESQIRPLTQMDSIEQRRIWRAIINSGMELTARNIKKFIEDQKTAPVSKPDLTDRITHEYMAVVKAMLEQVRVAQHDHWQKTSRQAALLWHRVIYEKIVSKGADNG